A segment of the Centropristis striata isolate RG_2023a ecotype Rhode Island chromosome 15, C.striata_1.0, whole genome shotgun sequence genome:
gtatatacAGACCTGGGCGGAAGAGAGATTTCACCCCCCTGCCCTGGAGTCAGTACTATGAAACCATGGAAGATGTTGAGGTGGAAAATGAAAATGGCAAAGATATATCCTTGACTGCTGCTTgtatttatcagaaaaaaacaagcatgaaTTATTGAGACTTTGGGGTGGCAATCACCCAGAGCATTCACATCCAACTAGGTCATTTCAGATTTAGCTGCTTCTGTACACCAGTGTGCTGTCTAACTTCAACTTTGTTGGATAAGCAATTTATACAATGAATATTTATTCTCTTGAGAGCAGCATTTTCCTACTTTCTAACTCttgctctctctgtttctgtgtgtgagtgtgagtgactGTGCGTGCAAAACTGAATATGAATCTTAATCTAACTCTTGCACACCTCTGTTATACATTTCCTTGACTTCCATtaacattttcagaatttaCTGCAGTGGTGCCCATGgtcctgtgctgctgctgctccacggAGGAGGCCACTCTGCGCTCTCCTGGGCAGTGTTCACTGTGAGCACAAACACTACGACACAAACTCTAATAAACCATGTGGTTAAAATGCACACTGACATAAAGTGGAATATTTATGAAGCTCCtcttttattttgcatgtttactGAATGCTCTTTGATTCAAatggtttctgtttgtgtctctgcaggctgTCATTTGCAGCAGGATCAACTGCAGGGTGGTGGCTATGGACCTTCGAGCTCATGGTAAATATAGACCGATTATGTATACAAACATTGACAATGTGCATGTATGCCggttgaaaacaaaacaaaacagacctcCAATAAGAACACAgtgatcaatcaatcagactttatttgtgtagcacttttcatacaagagagatgcaacacaaagtgctttacattaaaaaaggacaaagtaatattaataaaaataacaaaacatagaaacaaacaaacaccctcTGCCCAGTACCCTCCATCCCAcgatggagcagtgaggaaacactggaggcaggttagaaattaattagataaaaaaataaagtaagattaaaataaaataagatttaaaaaaaaaaaaagtaaatactaataacaataaaaagtaaaaaaataaaaaaagctcgaaaataaaataaaaaaatttgaaataaaaaagataaaacaataaataaataattaagaagttgagcatgataaaaatgtgtgtgtgtatgtatgtgtgtatatatatatatatcaattgcAAGCCTTAGTTTACTGTTAAAACTTTCTACAATAAAATCACAAGATGAAGGTAAAATATCTGCAGTGGTTTTGcttaaaacatcaataaatgtGGAATTGATGGTGAAATTTGCTTCCCTGTCATCACATGTAGGCGACACCAAAGTGAAAAATTCTGATGATCTCTCTGCCGACACGATGGCCAAGtaagtttctgtgtgtgcagaaaagacagacaaccattcactcctacgggcaatttagagtcaccaattaaaccttaaAGTTGCATCTCTTTGCACTGTTGGATTCACTCGCATTTTCTGTTGCCAGAAGGTTTTGTGTATTAATCCAAAACACGACCACATGTGATAAACATGTAACAAAGTTGTCCTTGCTCTCTATCTTTCCAAAGGGATATTGGCAAAGTGGTGGAGGTTCTGTATGGAGAGAACCCGCCTCCCATCATGATTATTGGACACAGCATGGGCGGAGCCATCGCAGTTCACACAGCCGCCGCCAATCATATACCATCTCTGCTCGGCCTCTGTGTCATTGATGTTGTAGAAGGTTTGCTCGAAAACATCGTCACAGATATTTTCTAACtgaataacagtttttttccttcattgtttttattgcagtttttgtttccattcaacaaaacaaaattgtcTACAAAACtagacaaacaacaaacacaaaacacaaaacatgacagCTCTTACAAAAAAGATGAACATATGGCATTATACACAAGGTGGTGGATCAGTTTTACATTACACAAATGTCATTCAGGTGCACATCAGACCTTTTAATAGCGTGGAGGTCCGATATAGTCCAAAAATGGGCGCCACACTCTGTAGAACTGATCTACACTGTGATGTATGACGTTGGTAAGATattctaaagcaggggtctcaaactcaaattacctgggggccgctggaggcagtatcaaaatgaccaaaaaaagacacaaaattacaaaaaagacacaaaatgactgaaaaaacacaaaatgacttttaaaaaaaaaagacataaaatgacccacaaagacacaaaattacagaaagacacaaaatgactgataaagacacaaaatgaccaaaaaaagacaaaacatgaccaaaaaagacacaaaagtacagaaaaagacacaaaatgactgaaaaaaacacaaaattactcaaaaagacacaaaatgacaaaaaaggcacaaaatgaccaaaaaaaagacacaaaattacagaaaaagacacagaattactgaaaaaactctaaattacttaaaaaaagacacaaattgaccaaaaatacacagaattaccaaaaaagacacaaaattaattttaaaaagacccaaaattatttaaaaaaagacacaattattaaaaaaagacactaaattattttaaagaagacacaaaattaccaaaaagacacagaatgggaccttccaaacacaacacggtaaagtgccattcatataaaactcacattaaactttcatatcaaggtgggggccacaaaatatcgtcacgagggccgcaattggcccgcgggccgcgagtttgagacccatgttctaAAGGGATCAGATCAAAAATGATTTTGCGCCAAGCACAGACAGAAGGAACCTCGTCACTGACCCGCTGCAAAAGGATATTTATCCTAGCTGCAAACGTTAGAATATTATACAATCTTTTGTTGACTGCTGTTTTCAAATAGTCACTTGGAAGACCCAGAATCAGGGAAATGGGGTCCATTTCTATGTTAATATGAAAAATTCTCCCCATTTCACTTATGATTTCAGCCCAATATCTTTGAAGTTTATGACAAGACCAGAAACAATGAGTTAAGGTTCCCACTTCAGTTTTACATTTGAGACACATAGGGGAGAGAAATGTCTGCGGTGAGGGGAGATATGTAATCTGTGTAAAATCATAACTTGTGTTGCTCTTTAAATAACAGTTTGATTTTACTGTGTATTAACGTGTACTTTACATTAACTGCATTCAGGAACAGCAATGGATGCTTTGAACAGTATGCAGAACTTCCTCAGAAGTCGGCCAAAGACATTTAAATCTCTGGAGAACGCCATTGAGTGGAGGTAAACCTGatcagttagtgatgctgtatGAGTGGACCAAGTTACGCTCTTTTGGAAtgtagttattattaataaacattatttgctaaaaaaaacaatcagagcCTTGTTGATATTGTCTTTTGATTGTGTAGTTTTAACGCCCTCCTTTTCTTAGATTTAATTTTATAGTATTCATGACATCTAACTGTGTCtgaaactttttcttttgttcagcgTGAAGAGCGGACAGATCCGAAACATCGAGTCAGCGAGAGTGTCAATGGGAGGCCAGGTGAAGAAGTAagtctttttgttttctcctgTGCTTTAAATTGGCTGTACAATTAATTAAACCTGTTAATGTGTATATTGGTTCTGAACATTAATGTTTGGCCTTCTGAAGTCCATTTTCTCCTCAACTATGTCCTATAAGTTGTTAATACGTCGATggcatttgttacacacatttcgGTGCTGATTAAAACCCTTCAGAATATTATATCtatacaccaagacctttgaAACAACATAGAAACAtttatgctgtgatttggttccaaaaacttgacattttggagattgcTGTTCTGGATTCATATGTAATAGGTGAATATAATGCACGAGTAAAGAAGAGAGTTGTGGCAACCCatagagcctattttcattctgACATCATTAAAGAAATCAAGTTGGGTATAGCAAGTATTGACAGTTTtctacaccagctattctcaaccttggggtcgggagatgatttctgggggtcgccaaatcatttgttgaagtgtttttggtcacttaatgtctttttttgttcattttgtgtctttttaggtcattttgtgtcttttttgatcattttgtggtcaatttgtgtcttttttggtcattttgtgtcttttttttagtcattttgtgtctttttttttggtcattttgtgtctttttttttggtcattttgtgtctttttttttggtcattttgtgtcttttttgatcattttgtggtcaatttgtgtcttttttggtcattttgtgtcttttttttagtcattttgtgtctttttttttggtcattttgtgtctttttttggtcattttgtgtctttttttttggtcattttgtgtcttttttggtcattttgtgtctttttttgatcattttgtggtcattttgtgtcttttttgataattttgtggtcaatttgtgtcttttttggtaatttggtttcctttttttggtcattttgtgtctttttttagtcattttgtgtcttttttttgtctttgtgtctttttttttgtctttgtgtctttttttggtcattgtgtctttttttgtcatcttgtgtcttttttttgtaattttctgtcttttttggtaattttgtgtctttttttgatcattttgtggtcaatttgtgtctttttttggtcattttgtttcttttttgggtgatctgaactgtgcgtgtgagattgtgttcagtgagcgggggtcgcggacaacatgcatgttaaattgggggtcacgactcaaaaaggttgagaactactgttctacACTGTGTGTTCATTTGATCTGTTGTGTCTCTCACAGATGTGAGGAATCCAGCAGCAGTCCAG
Coding sequences within it:
- the ppme1 gene encoding protein phosphatase methylesterase 1 → MEKQLHLNLLTSRPPMAGGFQSSSKMKMGPGRKRDFTPLPWSQYYETMEDVEVENENGKDIFRIYCSGAHGPVLLLLHGGGHSALSWAVFTAVICSRINCRVVAMDLRAHGDTKVKNSDDLSADTMAKDIGKVVEVLYGENPPPIMIIGHSMGGAIAVHTAAANHIPSLLGLCVIDVVEGTAMDALNSMQNFLRSRPKTFKSLENAIEWSVKSGQIRNIESARVSMGGQVKKCEESSSSPGVSNSIEGIIEEEEDEEVEEESNKKRMKEDDQEIKKESIFTWRVELSKTEKYWEGWFRGLSALFLTCSVPKLLLLAGVDRLDKDLTIGQMQGKFQMQVLPQCGHAVHEDAPEKVADALATFMVRHKFTEFKEGYLC